In Flavobacterium sp., a single window of DNA contains:
- a CDS encoding M15 family metallopeptidase, translated as MLHFTKFSIFLMFILGISANAQNEAYAEPVEHKIEDTTFVNLKDYSKDFVYDMKYATEDNFLKAKVYDCAECFLRLKTVKALVEANKDFMKKGYKIKLYDCYRPLSIQKKMWEIVSNPEYVADPKKGSIHNRGGAVDISIVDANGKEVDMGTAFDFFGPEAGHNYTKFSKQILANRKFLKKIMIQNGFNSFDSEWWHYNLKTGLKDSVSNQKWNCE; from the coding sequence ATGTTACATTTTACTAAATTTTCTATTTTTTTAATGTTCATTTTAGGGATTTCTGCGAATGCACAAAACGAAGCTTATGCAGAACCTGTAGAACATAAAATTGAAGACACAACTTTTGTAAACTTAAAAGATTACAGCAAGGATTTTGTTTATGATATGAAATATGCCACGGAAGATAATTTCCTGAAGGCCAAAGTATATGATTGTGCAGAATGTTTTCTGCGTTTAAAAACCGTAAAAGCTTTGGTCGAAGCCAATAAGGATTTTATGAAAAAAGGTTATAAAATAAAGCTGTATGATTGCTACAGACCTTTATCAATTCAAAAGAAAATGTGGGAAATTGTATCGAATCCTGAGTATGTGGCAGATCCAAAAAAAGGCTCCATCCACAATAGAGGAGGAGCCGTTGATATTTCTATAGTTGATGCAAACGGAAAAGAAGTTGATATGGGAACTGCTTTTGACTTTTTTGGTCCCGAAGCCGGTCACAATTACACTAAGTTTTCTAAACAAATTTTAGCTAACCGAAAATTTCTTAAAAAAATAATGATCCAAAATGGTTTCAATTCTTTTGATTCAGAATGGTGGCATTATAATTTAAAAACCGGACTGAAAGATTCAGTTTCTAATCAAAAATGGAACTGCGAATAA
- a CDS encoding fatty acid desaturase, with product MEKLKRPVYLKAGSDDFFKKLRTEVNDTILQNSSLYLFNVIKSLGLLVVFFLFYGCILFFGNSTPLLFLFYILCGFTMIVLFINAFHDAAHGALFKKAKHNEWFLYVLELFGSNHWLWMRRHINLHHAYPNVPDWDIDIKQSDIIRIFPNSPLFEYHKYQHIYMWFIYPLYSLNWIYIRDFKDFFGKKNNYVKKVVDEIPTKQIFILFAAKIINLFYILFIPMIVLNQPWYLVLGGWFAMHLSGSVLGVVALVSTHVDEDANFPGIDEEGNLSATWALHQMIVTKDFSTNSKLANFLYGGFTHHVAHHLFPGVGHTYYPYITPIIMRYAEEYDLPYTSYPFYHAVRSHFRMLKNKGVNENIFMTGEI from the coding sequence ATGGAAAAATTAAAACGCCCGGTTTATCTAAAAGCTGGTTCTGATGATTTTTTTAAGAAGCTGCGCACAGAAGTAAATGACACTATTCTACAAAACTCATCATTGTACCTTTTTAACGTTATAAAATCACTAGGCCTTTTGGTTGTGTTTTTTCTATTTTATGGCTGTATTTTGTTTTTCGGAAACAGTACGCCGTTACTTTTCCTCTTTTATATTTTATGCGGATTTACCATGATTGTGCTTTTTATAAATGCCTTTCATGACGCTGCACACGGAGCTTTATTTAAAAAAGCCAAACACAACGAATGGTTCTTATATGTTTTAGAGCTTTTTGGAAGCAATCACTGGCTCTGGATGCGCCGTCATATCAATCTTCATCATGCGTACCCAAATGTTCCCGATTGGGATATTGATATAAAACAAAGCGACATTATACGAATTTTCCCGAATAGTCCGTTGTTTGAATATCATAAATACCAGCACATTTACATGTGGTTTATTTATCCGCTTTATAGTTTAAATTGGATTTATATTCGTGATTTCAAGGATTTTTTTGGGAAGAAAAACAATTACGTAAAAAAGGTTGTTGACGAAATTCCGACCAAACAAATTTTTATATTATTTGCAGCAAAAATTATAAATCTGTTCTATATCCTTTTTATTCCGATGATCGTTTTAAATCAGCCTTGGTATTTGGTTTTAGGCGGCTGGTTTGCCATGCATTTATCAGGAAGTGTTTTGGGAGTTGTAGCCTTGGTTTCTACCCATGTTGATGAAGATGCTAATTTTCCGGGAATTGACGAAGAAGGAAATCTTTCTGCAACCTGGGCTTTACATCAAATGATTGTGACAAAAGATTTTAGTACCAATAGTAAACTGGCCAATTTTTTATACGGAGGCTTTACACATCACGTTGCCCATCATCTTTTTCCGGGTGTTGGTCATACGTATTATCCGTATATAACGCCTATTATAATGCGTTATGCCGAAGAATATGATCTTCCGTATACTTCATATCCATTTTATCATGCCGTGCGCTCGCATTTTAGAATGCTGAAAAACAAAGGTGTTAATGAGAATATTTTTATGACGGGAGAGATTTGA
- a CDS encoding alpha/beta hydrolase: MKKVNFTLLVIALFLTKSFSQTQIKYDTLSVGKIKQIISYKGNPDNPIILFLHGGPGSSRMNQAETFTNKLQDHFVVVQWDQRDSGRTLTLNKSTEPITLELMESDTYEVVQLLLKKFNKKKLYLVGESWGTVLGFYMADKHPELLNAYISVSSVIDQTKSEKLLVDKLKVDAKDNPKALEELNTIKVPFENYEQLLSSRKWMFYYDGQPLPEENIAAIKEYLKNWSDTWLVTWNKAISQNLLKELPKVKCPVYFIVGKKDFQTNYKIAEEYFKILKAPKKQIYEFENSGHSVLMEKPEEIQKIIIDEIAKN, translated from the coding sequence ATGAAAAAAGTAAATTTTACGCTGCTTGTTATTGCATTATTTTTAACTAAATCTTTTTCACAAACCCAAATTAAGTACGATACTTTATCAGTCGGAAAAATAAAACAGATTATTTCTTATAAAGGAAATCCGGACAACCCCATTATTTTATTTTTACATGGCGGCCCGGGCAGTTCGAGAATGAATCAGGCCGAAACTTTTACCAATAAACTTCAGGATCATTTCGTGGTCGTGCAATGGGATCAAAGAGATTCTGGCAGAACATTGACTTTAAACAAATCTACAGAACCTATTACGCTTGAATTAATGGAAAGCGATACTTATGAAGTCGTTCAGCTTTTGCTAAAAAAATTCAATAAAAAGAAATTATATCTCGTGGGCGAATCATGGGGAACTGTTTTAGGTTTTTACATGGCCGATAAACATCCGGAGCTTTTAAATGCTTATATTTCTGTTAGTTCTGTAATTGACCAGACTAAAAGTGAGAAGTTACTTGTTGATAAATTAAAAGTTGATGCCAAAGACAATCCCAAGGCATTAGAAGAATTAAATACTATCAAAGTTCCTTTTGAAAACTATGAGCAATTATTATCTTCAAGAAAATGGATGTTTTATTATGACGGACAGCCGCTTCCGGAAGAAAACATTGCTGCCATTAAAGAATATCTAAAAAACTGGAGCGATACATGGCTGGTTACATGGAACAAAGCCATCAGTCAAAATCTTTTAAAAGAACTTCCTAAAGTAAAATGCCCTGTTTATTTTATTGTAGGTAAAAAAGATTTTCAAACAAATTATAAAATTGCCGAAGAGTATTTTAAAATTCTAAAAGCACCCAAGAAACAAATCTATGAATTTGAAAATTCAGGACATTCTGTACTAATGGAAAAACCGGAAGAAATTCAAAAGATAATTATTGATGAAATTGCTAAAAACTAG
- a CDS encoding AI-2E family transporter, whose protein sequence is MITSKTISNGILRALATILIIGIVLYFLYEIQTVIVYLCISLILCLIANPLVLFLKNKLKFNNSFAATTTIIIFILLLIGFIFLFVPLIISQANNLSLLDTHQLQTQFIETEQSIETYFNIQHFDLNKVLRDSKVTSMLNFSYFTGFINSILNFMADMGMGLVSVFFITFFFIKDQDIFKDQARRILPDTNEDKILNSITKINHLLTRYFIGLLLQLTVVFILYLIVLVIFGNKNAFVIAFLCAVLNIIPYIGPIIGTILAAILTMISLIGQDFRSEILPTTIYVVIGFLLVQAIDNNISQPIISSKSVNSHPLEIFLITLISGITFGIVGMIIAVPLFTMIKVILKEFFPNNKIISVLTERI, encoded by the coding sequence ATGATAACGTCAAAAACTATTTCTAACGGAATATTAAGAGCACTGGCTACTATTTTAATAATTGGTATTGTTTTATACTTTTTATATGAAATACAAACTGTAATTGTCTATCTCTGCATTTCTTTAATATTGTGTTTGATCGCAAATCCGTTAGTTTTATTTTTAAAGAATAAATTGAAGTTCAATAATTCATTTGCAGCAACTACAACCATTATCATTTTTATTTTACTGCTTATTGGTTTTATCTTTTTATTTGTACCGTTAATTATTTCTCAGGCCAATAATTTATCACTTTTAGATACCCATCAGCTGCAGACTCAATTTATTGAAACAGAACAAAGCATCGAAACCTATTTTAATATTCAGCATTTTGATCTTAACAAAGTGCTTCGAGATTCCAAAGTTACTTCGATGTTGAATTTCAGTTATTTTACGGGTTTTATCAATTCGATTTTGAATTTTATGGCCGATATGGGAATGGGATTAGTTTCGGTATTTTTTATTACTTTCTTTTTCATTAAAGATCAGGATATCTTTAAAGATCAGGCCCGAAGAATCCTTCCTGATACGAATGAAGACAAAATTTTAAATTCAATCACAAAAATCAATCATCTTTTAACGCGTTATTTTATTGGACTTCTGCTTCAATTAACCGTTGTGTTTATTCTTTATTTAATCGTTCTGGTTATTTTCGGAAATAAAAATGCTTTTGTTATTGCGTTTTTATGTGCCGTTTTAAACATCATCCCGTACATCGGCCCAATTATCGGAACTATTTTAGCTGCTATTTTAACCATGATTAGCTTAATCGGACAGGATTTTAGATCTGAAATTCTTCCTACTACTATTTATGTTGTAATCGGTTTTCTATTGGTTCAGGCCATTGATAATAATATCAGCCAGCCTATAATTTCATCAAAAAGTGTAAATTCGCACCCGCTGGAAATATTCCTGATTACTTTAATCAGCGGAATTACTTTTGGAATCGTTGGAATGATTATCGCCGTTCCGCTTTTTACCATGATAAAAGTTATTTTAAAAGAATTTTTTCCAAACAATAAAATTATATCTGTTTTAACCGAAAGAATTTAG
- a CDS encoding CocE/NonD family hydrolase has translation MNNKALFLFLSLFFIVCQISAQQTKTAQLASKESDYDIQDSVSITTRDGAILSAMVARKKNDETPKAVILQYTIYVRDNGRDLKSIKESVDKGYIGVMVYARGKRFSPNEINPYEDEANDVYDAIDWISKQKWCNGSIGMYGGSYNGFTQWAACKKLHPALKTIVPAVANRPGMGLPMENNVFINPNYEWAFYVGNNKYLDTVTNNNRPRFRGLKFRWWEAGTAYKTLDSIDGEPNRWFQKWIKHPSFDAYWQKMAPYKNDFSQINIPVLAFDGYYNDSQNSSLYYLKELQKYSPKTPFYLIIGPYGHFGTQIGGEAVINNYKVDANALFDIKKITYQWFDYILKNGTKPDVLKDKINYEVMGANEWKSAPSFEKMHNDFLTFYLTNNKTGDFYLADSKKPKKKEFLPQEVDFKDRQNSNNNYYPSPIIKKEVDTKDGYFYISEPLKEPLIINGSFLGEIKCSINKKDMDLGVTLYEVTPEGEYFHLSYYIGRASYAKDIEKRQLLEPNTIETIAFTNTHFVSKQLSKGSRLLIAVTINKNPFSQLNYGTGKDVSDETILDAKEPLQIKWYNDSFVKIPVLR, from the coding sequence ATGAATAACAAAGCATTATTTTTATTTCTGAGTTTATTTTTTATTGTTTGTCAAATTTCGGCACAACAAACAAAAACAGCCCAATTAGCCAGTAAAGAAAGTGATTATGATATTCAGGACAGTGTTTCAATTACCACAAGAGACGGCGCCATATTATCGGCAATGGTTGCCCGAAAAAAGAATGACGAAACTCCAAAGGCGGTAATTCTTCAATATACTATTTATGTTCGCGATAATGGCAGAGATCTTAAATCGATAAAGGAATCTGTTGATAAAGGCTATATTGGCGTAATGGTTTATGCGCGAGGAAAGCGTTTCAGCCCGAACGAAATTAACCCGTATGAAGATGAAGCCAATGATGTTTACGATGCCATTGACTGGATCAGCAAACAAAAATGGTGTAACGGAAGTATCGGGATGTATGGCGGAAGTTACAACGGATTTACACAATGGGCAGCCTGTAAAAAACTGCATCCGGCACTTAAAACTATAGTTCCTGCTGTTGCTAACAGACCGGGAATGGGTTTGCCGATGGAAAATAATGTTTTCATAAACCCAAATTACGAATGGGCTTTTTATGTTGGAAATAATAAATATCTGGATACCGTAACCAATAATAACCGACCACGTTTTAGAGGTTTAAAATTTAGATGGTGGGAAGCCGGAACAGCCTACAAAACTTTAGACAGCATTGACGGCGAACCTAACCGATGGTTTCAAAAATGGATAAAACATCCGTCGTTTGATGCATATTGGCAAAAAATGGCGCCTTATAAAAATGATTTTTCTCAGATCAATATTCCGGTTTTGGCTTTTGATGGTTATTATAATGATTCACAAAATTCGAGTTTATATTATTTAAAAGAACTTCAAAAATACAGTCCGAAAACGCCTTTTTATTTGATAATTGGTCCTTACGGACATTTTGGAACGCAGATTGGCGGAGAAGCGGTTATAAATAATTATAAAGTCGATGCTAATGCTTTGTTTGATATTAAGAAAATTACCTATCAATGGTTTGACTATATTTTGAAAAATGGAACTAAACCTGATGTTTTAAAAGATAAAATCAACTATGAAGTTATGGGTGCCAATGAATGGAAAAGCGCTCCATCATTTGAAAAAATGCACAATGATTTCCTGACTTTTTATTTAACGAACAACAAAACCGGAGATTTTTATCTGGCCGATTCTAAAAAACCTAAAAAGAAAGAATTCTTACCACAGGAAGTTGATTTTAAAGACCGACAAAACAGCAATAACAATTACTATCCGAGTCCGATTATAAAAAAAGAAGTTGATACAAAAGATGGCTATTTCTATATAAGTGAACCTTTAAAAGAACCTCTTATTATAAATGGATCTTTTTTAGGCGAAATTAAATGCAGCATCAATAAAAAAGATATGGATTTGGGCGTTACACTTTATGAAGTTACTCCAGAAGGAGAATACTTTCATTTATCTTATTACATTGGGCGTGCGAGTTATGCAAAAGATATTGAGAAAAGGCAATTGCTGGAACCTAATACAATTGAAACTATTGCTTTTACAAACACTCATTTCGTAAGCAAACAATTAAGCAAAGGAAGTCGTTTATTAATTGCTGTTACCATAAACAAAAATCCGTTTTCGCAATTGAATTACGGAACCGGAAAAGACGTTAGTGACGAAACCATTCTGGATGCAAAAGAACCTTTGCAGATAAAATGGTATAATGATAGTTTTGTTAAGATTCCGGTTTTGAGGTGA
- a CDS encoding class I SAM-dependent methyltransferase codes for MNTSILRQDIQEFITLNSSESITKLALQKNPFPDVDWILILNQIEAKAKAKDKLPSWFSTENIIYPSKISVEQTSSEKTAAYKASLISGESLIDLTGGFGVDDFYFSKKIKTIAHCEINEDLSAIVKHNFEQLKVQNCRFYADDSANVLEESEIKWDWIYIDPSRRNDAKGKVFMLKDCLPNVPESLDFYFEKTDSILIKTAPLLDISAGLSELKFVKNIHIIALENEVKELLFEIHKNYSGEITLKTANILKDKIEMFEFILGKTEFPSYHLPQKYLYEPNSAIMKSGGFDEVSTFFKINKLHKHSHLYTSEDLIDFPGRRFEIEKVISYNKNDMKNELQNQQANVTTRNFPETVENIRKKWKIKNGGNRYCFFTTDKNESKIVLICRKIN; via the coding sequence TTGAACACTTCAATTTTGCGCCAGGATATTCAGGAATTTATTACGCTGAATAGTAGTGAATCCATAACAAAACTGGCACTTCAAAAAAATCCTTTTCCTGATGTTGACTGGATTTTGATTTTAAACCAAATTGAAGCAAAGGCAAAAGCCAAAGACAAACTCCCAAGCTGGTTTTCGACTGAAAATATTATTTACCCAAGTAAAATTTCTGTTGAGCAGACTTCTTCTGAAAAAACAGCGGCTTATAAAGCATCTTTAATTTCAGGAGAAAGTTTAATTGATCTTACCGGAGGTTTTGGTGTAGATGATTTTTATTTCTCTAAAAAAATTAAAACCATTGCTCATTGCGAAATAAACGAGGATTTATCTGCAATTGTAAAACATAATTTTGAGCAGTTAAAAGTTCAAAACTGCCGTTTTTATGCTGATGATTCGGCCAATGTTTTAGAAGAATCAGAAATAAAATGGGATTGGATTTATATTGATCCATCACGCCGAAATGATGCAAAAGGCAAAGTTTTTATGCTGAAAGACTGCTTGCCAAATGTACCGGAATCTTTAGATTTTTATTTTGAAAAAACCGATTCTATTTTAATAAAAACCGCACCTTTACTGGATATTTCGGCAGGTTTATCAGAATTAAAGTTTGTCAAAAACATTCATATTATTGCTCTTGAAAATGAAGTTAAAGAATTGCTTTTTGAAATTCATAAAAATTATTCGGGCGAAATAACTTTAAAAACGGCCAACATTTTAAAAGATAAAATTGAAATGTTTGAATTTATTTTAGGCAAAACTGAATTTCCATCTTACCATCTTCCTCAAAAATATCTCTACGAACCCAATTCGGCTATAATGAAATCGGGCGGATTTGACGAAGTAAGCACTTTTTTCAAAATAAATAAACTTCATAAGCATTCGCATTTATATACTTCAGAAGATTTAATTGATTTTCCGGGACGTCGTTTTGAAATAGAAAAAGTGATTTCTTACAATAAAAATGACATGAAAAATGAGCTGCAAAATCAGCAGGCAAACGTGACAACCCGCAATTTTCCTGAAACGGTTGAGAACATTCGCAAAAAATGGAAAATAAAAAATGGAGGAAATAGATATTGTTTTTTTACAACAGATAAAAATGAAAGCAAAATAGTTTTAATTTGCAGAAAAATAAACTAA
- a CDS encoding ThuA domain-containing protein — MKNFLIIFMAVFFFQGNCTAQKAKRTKFKALVLYENGGHHLAFSQAAKPWLNKLAIDSSFTIDYIENTQKINEAFLKQYQVFIQLDYPPYTWSEESMKAFEKYMSSGKGGWIGLHHATLLGEFDGYPMWKWFSDFMGGIKFENYIATFANAKVNVEDKLHPVMKGIPTDFLINKEEWYTYNKSPRENVHILASVDENTYQPDSKIKMGDHPVVWTNDHFKSRNVYIFMGHAPELFENEAYTTLLRNSIFWAANKK, encoded by the coding sequence ATGAAAAATTTCTTAATTATATTCATGGCAGTTTTCTTCTTTCAGGGAAATTGCACCGCTCAAAAAGCAAAAAGAACAAAGTTCAAAGCGTTGGTTTTATATGAAAATGGCGGACATCATTTGGCATTTTCCCAAGCCGCAAAACCATGGCTGAACAAACTGGCAATTGACAGCAGTTTTACGATTGATTATATTGAAAATACTCAAAAAATTAACGAGGCATTTTTAAAACAATATCAGGTTTTTATTCAATTAGATTATCCTCCGTATACCTGGAGCGAAGAATCGATGAAAGCTTTTGAGAAATATATGAGCAGCGGAAAAGGCGGCTGGATTGGTCTGCATCACGCTACTTTATTGGGTGAATTTGATGGTTACCCGATGTGGAAATGGTTCTCGGATTTTATGGGTGGAATAAAGTTTGAGAATTACATTGCGACTTTTGCGAATGCGAAAGTAAATGTTGAAGATAAATTGCATCCGGTTATGAAAGGAATTCCGACCGATTTTTTAATAAATAAAGAAGAATGGTATACGTATAATAAAAGTCCTCGGGAAAATGTTCACATTTTGGCTTCTGTTGATGAAAATACCTATCAGCCTGATTCAAAAATTAAAATGGGCGATCATCCGGTTGTTTGGACGAACGATCATTTTAAATCCCGAAATGTCTATATTTTTATGGGACATGCTCCTGAATTATTCGAAAATGAAGCTTACACTACTCTTTTGCGAAATTCTATTTTTTGGGCTGCAAATAAAAAATGA
- a CDS encoding glycoside hydrolase family 9 protein, protein MLKFNKQLRYVLFALLFSIAAYCGEPIIYVNQVGYNPKSPKIAILGLYKEPTENRNFDIIDTKTNKTVFTAPIGKAQNVEDWKLGKIFYQADFSSFEKPGNYKITFKIADQIYTSASFAIEENILAKRTISSIVHYYNKQRANTPEELDADKKMLLYGSTKRVDVHGGWCDASGDVSKYFSHLAYANFVSPQQTPLVTWSLINTSETISKQLQQWKIKDSLDNEAIWGADYMMRCLSDQDYFYMIVFSYFDKDPSARRIVGLKANSVTTDEYQSAFREGGGMAIAALARISQWKKSGDFTSQQYLDGAKRAYAHLLINNTKYDDDGKENIIDDYCALMAATELWIATNDNFYKDEARKWAHKLENRMTDKGWFRSNDGNRPFWHAADAGLPVVALTRYLKKEKDSKEISEAKNVIKKALVYNLAVTQNVENPFGYARQSFLFHDKVQDGFFIPHDNETGWWWQGENARLASLATAAIEGGKLVSVPKKDAVKNPLDLYASQQLSWILGCNPYSVCFLYQFGETNVPYMHSNYGHGSEKGGISNGITGKEGNPDGSGIDFKMDVEGNDEWRWTEQWIPHSAWFLQAVTALASK, encoded by the coding sequence ATGCTAAAATTCAATAAACAGTTAAGATATGTTCTATTTGCATTGTTATTTTCTATAGCAGCTTATTGCGGTGAACCTATCATTTATGTAAATCAGGTAGGTTATAATCCTAAAAGTCCTAAAATAGCGATATTAGGTTTATATAAAGAACCAACAGAAAATAGAAATTTTGATATTATTGATACCAAAACCAATAAAACTGTTTTTACGGCACCCATAGGAAAAGCGCAAAATGTCGAAGACTGGAAATTGGGAAAAATATTTTACCAAGCTGATTTTTCATCTTTTGAAAAACCCGGAAATTATAAAATCACTTTCAAAATTGCAGATCAAATCTATACGTCGGCCTCTTTTGCTATTGAAGAAAACATATTAGCAAAACGAACTATTTCTTCGATCGTTCATTATTACAACAAACAAAGAGCCAATACTCCCGAAGAATTAGACGCCGACAAAAAAATGCTGTTATACGGCAGTACAAAAAGAGTTGATGTTCACGGCGGATGGTGTGATGCCTCTGGAGATGTGAGCAAGTATTTTTCGCATCTGGCGTATGCCAATTTTGTATCGCCGCAGCAAACACCTTTAGTAACATGGTCTCTGATTAATACTTCTGAAACCATTTCGAAACAATTACAACAATGGAAAATAAAAGATTCTCTTGATAACGAAGCCATTTGGGGAGCTGATTATATGATGAGATGTCTATCTGATCAGGATTATTTTTACATGATTGTTTTCAGTTATTTTGACAAAGATCCATCTGCCAGAAGAATTGTAGGTTTAAAAGCCAATAGCGTTACTACAGATGAATATCAGTCTGCTTTTCGCGAAGGCGGCGGAATGGCGATTGCGGCTCTTGCCCGAATTTCACAATGGAAAAAAAGCGGCGATTTTACTTCTCAGCAATATTTAGACGGAGCCAAACGTGCTTATGCTCATCTTCTTATAAATAATACCAAATATGATGATGACGGCAAAGAAAATATCATTGATGACTATTGTGCTTTAATGGCTGCCACTGAATTATGGATTGCTACCAATGATAATTTCTATAAAGATGAGGCCAGAAAATGGGCTCATAAATTGGAGAACCGAATGACCGATAAAGGCTGGTTTAGAAGCAACGACGGCAATCGTCCGTTTTGGCATGCCGCCGATGCCGGTTTACCAGTCGTGGCATTAACACGTTATTTGAAAAAAGAAAAAGACAGTAAAGAAATAAGCGAGGCAAAAAATGTTATTAAAAAAGCTTTAGTATATAATCTGGCTGTTACCCAAAATGTAGAAAACCCGTTTGGTTATGCGAGACAAAGTTTCTTGTTTCATGATAAAGTGCAAGATGGTTTTTTTATTCCGCATGATAATGAAACCGGCTGGTGGTGGCAGGGCGAAAATGCAAGATTAGCGTCTCTGGCAACAGCAGCAATTGAAGGTGGAAAATTAGTTTCTGTTCCAAAAAAGGATGCTGTAAAAAATCCGCTGGATTTATACGCATCGCAGCAATTATCATGGATTTTAGGCTGTAATCCTTATTCTGTTTGCTTTTTATATCAATTTGGAGAAACCAATGTTCCGTATATGCATTCTAATTACGGGCATGGTTCTGAAAAAGGTGGAATCTCAAACGGAATTACCGGCAAAGAAGGAAATCCTGACGGTTCCGGAATTGATTTTAAAATGGATGTTGAAGGCAATGACGAATGGCGCTGGACAGAACAATGGATTCCGCATTCAGCATGGTTTTTACAAGCCGTAACAGCTTTGGCTTCAAAGTAA
- a CDS encoding phospholipase A translates to MRFKYLLTCIVLFSIKVNSQIVEEKKNFRAADSLLKEHSFSVHRDNYFLTGIPLNEAVTRNNADVKYQVSFKLRLNSKPLWGGFFPYLMYTQKAFWDIYASSKPFSEINFNPGVAIVRPFYLKGGRLTYGTISLEHESNGRDSIYSRTWNMLAFSLKSQVSPRWTVGLRGWIPLVDKEDNPGLTQYVGYGEASATYQIQPGRWSADVLFRKGSGLINYGSLQTQLNWKPYKDENYYVTLQWFVGYTESLIDYQEHKSMIRLGFTIKPENMGIF, encoded by the coding sequence ATGCGCTTTAAATACCTGTTGACTTGTATTGTTTTATTTTCAATAAAAGTAAATTCACAAATTGTAGAAGAAAAAAAGAATTTCCGTGCAGCAGATTCGCTGCTAAAAGAACATAGTTTTTCTGTTCATCGTGATAATTATTTTTTAACCGGAATTCCATTAAACGAAGCCGTTACGAGAAATAATGCCGATGTAAAATATCAGGTTAGCTTTAAACTTCGATTAAATTCAAAACCTCTTTGGGGCGGATTTTTTCCTTATTTAATGTATACACAAAAAGCATTTTGGGATATTTACGCAAGCTCGAAACCCTTTTCAGAAATAAATTTTAATCCCGGCGTTGCCATCGTTCGTCCGTTTTATTTAAAAGGCGGAAGACTTACTTACGGAACAATTTCGCTTGAACACGAATCAAACGGAAGGGATTCTATATATTCCAGAACGTGGAATATGCTGGCTTTTTCATTAAAATCGCAGGTTTCTCCAAGATGGACAGTTGGATTAAGAGGCTGGATTCCGCTGGTCGATAAAGAAGACAATCCCGGATTGACCCAATATGTGGGTTATGGAGAAGCAAGCGCCACTTACCAGATTCAACCCGGAAGATGGAGCGCAGATGTTCTTTTTAGAAAAGGAAGCGGTCTTATCAATTACGGTTCTTTGCAGACGCAGCTGAACTGGAAACCTTATAAAGATGAGAATTATTATGTCACGCTTCAATGGTTTGTGGGCTATACCGAAAGTTTAATTGATTATCAGGAACATAAAAGTATGATCCGTTTAGGCTTTACCATCAAACCTGAAAACATGGGAATTTTTTAA